A single genomic interval of Chitinophaga sp. 180180018-3 harbors:
- a CDS encoding SRPBCC family protein has product MSDNKVSLHRVMKASPEKVYRAFTEALAIASWLPPYGFLCTVHEMNVKVGGKFKMSFQNFTTGNGHSFGGEYQELKPGEFLKYTDKFDDPNMPGVMTTSVWLKKTIAGTDVKIVQEGIPAMIPVEMCYLGWQDSLDKLTKLVEPEIPDA; this is encoded by the coding sequence ATGTCAGACAACAAAGTTTCTTTACACAGAGTAATGAAGGCATCTCCTGAAAAAGTATATCGTGCCTTTACCGAAGCCCTGGCAATCGCCTCCTGGCTGCCACCATATGGCTTTCTTTGCACCGTACATGAAATGAATGTAAAAGTGGGAGGAAAGTTCAAAATGTCGTTTCAGAATTTTACAACCGGAAATGGTCATTCATTCGGCGGAGAATATCAGGAACTCAAACCCGGTGAATTCCTGAAGTACACCGATAAGTTCGATGATCCCAATATGCCGGGCGTAATGACCACCTCCGTTTGGCTGAAGAAAACGATAGCGGGCACAGATGTAAAGATTGTGCAGGAAGGAATACCTGCGATGATACCCGTGGAAATGTGCTATCTGGGCTGGCAGGATTCTCTGGATAAACTAACTAAACTGGTAGAGCCCGAAATTCCGGATGCATGA
- a CDS encoding DUF1304 domain-containing protein, producing MKLIATILTALVAIEHLYILWMEMFAWETAGKKAFGGALPGELFKPTKKLAANQGLYNGFLAAGLIWSFLISDTTWATNIRLFFLACVAIAGIYGALTASRKIFYVQALPAIVAIIFVYLAK from the coding sequence ATGAAACTGATAGCAACCATACTCACTGCCTTAGTAGCCATCGAACATCTGTACATACTCTGGATGGAAATGTTTGCCTGGGAAACTGCCGGCAAAAAGGCTTTTGGCGGTGCTTTACCCGGCGAGTTGTTTAAACCAACAAAAAAACTTGCAGCCAACCAGGGACTGTATAATGGATTCCTGGCTGCGGGATTGATCTGGTCGTTTCTGATCTCAGATACCACCTGGGCCACAAATATCCGGTTGTTTTTTCTTGCATGCGTGGCCATAGCGGGTATTTACGGCGCACTTACTGCTTCCAGGAAGATATTCTATGTGCAGGCACTGCCAGCCATTGTTGCCATCATTTTTGTGTATCTGGCAAAATAA